Below is a genomic region from Trichoderma asperellum chromosome 2, complete sequence.
ACCAGATCCCCACTCCATGGCGAGAGTGCCATCATCACAGCCGCGGTCACCACAGCCGTTGGGGCCAGCAGGGTTGCCGCCGGCATCCTCACCAATGACAGTAAGGAACTTGGGCTTTTTGAGGGGGAGGATGCCAGTGTTCTTGAGGATAACGGTTCCCTTGGCAGCAGACTCGCGGATGTGGTTAGCGTGGTCGGCGCGGACATCCACCTGGAAGTTGACTTGCTCCCAGTTCTCGTTGACAGCAGCCTGGACAAAGCCGTAGTCCTGGGTTGTCCAAGAATCAAAGTTGGTCTCGACAAGGCTGTCAATGGTCTTGCCAACCTTGAAGAAGGCAGCCATGATACGCATAACCATGTCGTCCACGCGCCACTCAGGGACAGTGCCGTTGAGGACAGCAAGGGTAAGGTTGCTTCCAAAGTAAGAGGCTCCAGTGTTGAAGAGAGTGTCACCAGGCATGGTCATGTCAAGACCAGCAACGGCAGACGCAGCACCAGTGTGTTGAGCCTGCCAGTCACTCATGACGAAACCCTGGAAACCGTACTCCTCCTTGAGCAAGCCGTTGATAAGCTTGGAGTTCTGGCAGGCGTACGAGTTGTTGACTTGGTTGTACGAGCACATGATGGAACCAACACCAGCCTTGACAGCATCCTGGAAAGGCCAGCCGTACATCTCGTGAATAGTCTTGTCATCGATGTTGGACGACAAGGCCTCGGTGATGGGGAATCCGTAGCCGTTTGCTTCTCCGACCTGACGGAAATGCTCTTGCTCGTTCAGGAGGAAATGCTTAGCGCAGGCAATGGTACCAGCATTTTGGATACCAATCACAGTTTGAGCGAGAGCCTGTCCAGCTAGAACGGGGTCCGGTCCGAAACCCTCGACATTACGACCGCCATTGGGGTTGCGGCCAAGAGGGCCTGCTACCGGTCCGAGAAGGACATCGACACCCTTGCCTTTTGCCTCTGCACCCAAGGCAGTACCACGAGCTTGCCAGAGAGCTCTGCTCCAGCTAGCGGCGGCTGTCAAGCCGACATCAAAAGCGCTGTTGTAGTCGTTGAATCGCAGACCAAGGGGGCCGTCTTGCATGCAAAGGCTGCGCATGCCCAAGCGAGGCACGGTACCAACGTTTCCAACACATTTCTCACCCATCCAACTAAATCAAATATCAGCAGCTGCTCGATTGGCAAAACGGTACAACAACAAAAGTCAGCTCAAGAACTTACCCAACGCCGGTGGTGAGGTTGACCTTCTCGAGAAGAGTCAAGCCTGACACAAAGTGCTTAGCTTGGGCATAGGCTTGCTCCCAGCCCGGAGCATTGGGGTCCATCCATGGTGAGGGATAGAAAGGGGGCGAGTACGCCTGGCCCGAAGGATGGGAGGCGGTCGTCTCAGCAATGCGAGGCTGTGAGTCGGAATCGTTAGCAGCTGCAACAAGATCCAAAACGATCGCCGCAGTGGCGGCCAAAACAAATGGTGTCTTCATGGCTGAAGAACGTGGTAGCTAAGGCCGTGAAGATGCgtgggaaagaaaaagagatgcaaaaaaaaagcatttcgCGAGTCGAAAGATATACAAGCCGCAGCAAACGCGCAGGAAGCAGCACTAGGCGAGGCCATCTTGCCAAATATGCTCAGCAAGGCTTCTTCGTGCCTGCCTgcgctgcttctttttgcatgATCAAAGGGGAGGTGAATAGGGAAGAGGCTTGGCAGGCGTATCAAAGCACCATAACAATGCAATCGGCGGGAAAATAGGGCAGGCAGGGTGGTGAATCAGGATCTCGCGACTTGGCGCGTTTTTGCAGGTGTTTTCGTGCCAATGGATTGCCAATGAGGCATCCCACGCAAGATCCATAGAAGCAGCCATCCATAAGGCATTGAAGTAAAAAGGGGAGTCCAATGTCTCAAGGCAATTGGCATGAAGTCAGTGCTGTGGAAGGAACGCAACGTACATTGACAGCGGCCTCGGACACTGCCGTCAGCAGGGCGGCGGCAAAAACTGACAAGGTCTTCATGATGGATTCGAGTGGCCGCGACCAAAGGGACTCAGGATCGGCGGCTGGCGATGAGATTCTCGCTTGAAGAACCGGAAACACCGTCCATGGCGAGGGCGCACGTCCAACATATATACGCCGGGCCAGAGTCGCATCGAGAGCCTTGCAAGAAATTTGATGCCCACCTCGCCCCTCTCCCTGCGCTGGCCTCGGTGTCTCTCAGCCGGGCAGTCTCTCGATTTCCCGCCATGCCTCCACGCTGCTCACGACGGCGCTGCAGCTAACGTCCACGCTCGGCCTTGGTGTCTCTCTCCGCCTTTGACCCCTGCACGCGGGCTGCTGGGGCGCCTTGGGGCCTGGTCCGGGGGCCTGGAGAAGCTGAGCAGGCAATCTCTCGTTGCCAGCACAAGCCCCACTGCACCAAGGCTTGTGATGGCACGGCACGGGCAGGGGGCTCCGGACGAGCTCAACGCAGAGCACAGGTGAGAATCATGGCGGCCACCGGTGTATTTCACTCGCCGGAATGGCAAAGGCATTCGACGCCGTGCAACATGGGACGCGCCCTCGAGATTAACCTGCAGTCGCGCCACACGTACAGCACGAAGCATGCACGAGAATAGGAGCCCAATGCTTGGCAGTTTGCGTACGTATTAGGTACTACAGGAGGTGGTCAAGGTAGTAAGTAGGTATACGAGAACTACGCCTGGCAGCGTCATCTCTTCTGTCGATCGCGACGTCACGCTGAACGGCACAGATGGAGAAATATGACAGAATGAAGATGCGGTTACAGTATAGAGGACGAGACACTACGCCAGAGAAATGGCAGCTATCGGAAGACGGATTATAGCAACTGCGTATagtaatttctttattttttccatATACTGCACTAGAAGCGGGCTCGCCTCCAGtagaaaaggggaaaagcGCCTTCCGCGTATGTACCTTTTTTAGCTCCAGGTACGGGGAACTCTACATTGTTTGGACCGTTGTAGCGCTGCAGGTTCTTGTTCTAACATGTACCTGCTGCTACCGTGCGTTGCGCAAACCACAGCGGCATCCAGCGCCTGGAATGCCGCCTAGCCGGAGAACCAACGGGTTTGTTAGACGCATGGGCATGCAATTTTGACAGCCCCCGGATAAAGAATAGTCCCTTCATGTAGTTGTATGTGCTGATCAGCGTCTAAAAGAAATGTGTACCTATGATCTCAAGGTACCACCTGTACGAGCACAGTGAAATAAGGTGCCGCAACCAGGGCCAATAGCAGTGGCTCTTCTGATTcaatgtctctctctttcatatCACGGCAGCCTTCATTTCAGCCTCGACTTCGCACAACCGTCTGTCGTGCACCCAAAGCTAGCCAGAGTGGTGATAGACAAGTGACGACTGGAGCTGCCTATTCTCGCGTACTTGGAGAACGGCGAGAGTACGCTGCTTGGAAATGGATCTGCCTGCATGCCCTTGGCTGAACGCACTGCTAATACATATGTACAAGGAATACCATGCCATGAAGCACCGCCGGGGTGGCGACCCGAGAACGCCGGGACCGTTTCGCGATTTGACTGTGCAAGAGGGTTGCATCGGCCAGGCACTGGGTGAAGTTCTTTGGGATCCCCGAAGTCGCAATGCAGAGCAGTTGGACGTACGCCAAATGCAAGCTAGCAGTGTTGGGCCTCGTCTTGCATAGCCAAGCAGTGGGAGAAGAGCTATAGAGAAGGGCCGATGAGTCTTTCGATGCTCTGCCCAGCCTCATCCCCAAGCTCGTCTTGACATCGCGACTGATGCTAAACGGCGAAATGGCGAAATAGCATCGCGGGCACGGCGTCTAGTACGGAGAACATATCCGCCGTCTGCGGGGCGTCAACCGCCTGGGTCCACGGTCACGAGAACTTTTGAgctttccttctccatcgaCGCCCTCCAGGCCCATCCAGCAGCAGGTCTTGATCATTTCCGATCTACGATGGATTGTTTCATTGCTTCTTGAGAGGTGGTATTGGTCCTGCGCACCACCATCGGCGTGGTGACCCAATAAGTTCGGCTATTTTCCGGCTCAGCGGGTGACAGCCGTCCAAGCGAGCCGGCCAGCACGTTGTCATTTATATGGGCTCTGGCACTTTTGAATTGGATATAGTGGCTCTAAGCTAGCATGTAAGTGCATCTACTCGGGAATAGCACGGCACGCTCAAGGAGAAATGTTTGCATAAGTCTATCTGCCCATTCAGGCAATGCCGGCATGGTCACTAAACAACCACGCTTATATGTAAGCATGTTATAATACCAGACTCAATGCAGAGGGCGAGGTAACAGTAACAAGCAACCATGGCGAGGCAACATTAAGAGACTCGGATCAAGCCAAGGTATAATGCTCTCGACAGCAGGATAACAAAGCCATCAGATGCTACGGGCGCAGACGCTCTGCCAAGCTATTGTCCGTTACTCCAACATGCCAGATCAGTCTACCAAGGCCGCTGAGCCGCTGATGAACATGCTAGGGTGGTATTTTTGCATGGACCCGCTGCGGAGCGTCATCATCGTGGAGAGCATCTCCATGTTCCCCCCATCTCGCCACTGGCACCACCCCGGCCTCCGGCTTTGCTGTCTCTCCCGAGCGCCACTCAGGCACCAAGTCCCGGCCTGGCTGTTAGTCAAGCTTTGCGGGAAGCCTCCGATATTCATGGACTGCCATCCTGGCAAGAGTGGCACATGGCCATGATGTTTCATGCTGTGTGCCGTGCTATTCGCAATACGAAAACCACACGTCTTTGCACTTCTCACACTCACGTCTAAAGCATATCTGTGATGCAACGCTTGCTGTGTGCTTTGAAGGATTCAAGTCATGCCATCCCACCCCGATTCTGCGTCTCCAAAACAAGAAACTTGTTTATGCCTAATACGCACCAGTCCGTccgtaaaaaaagaaaaatcgaGTGCCGATCAAGGGCAGCGGCTCCGCTCCTGCACTTCCCCGCAACATGTCCCGAAGATTAACCGTCCGGGGCCTCCCTCCTTGTTTAGCGCCAATCTGTTCGGGCCGTTTGACTGAGAGCAAAAAGACCATCGGGGAGTCTCGTCATTTGCTCTGGATCCATCCCGAATAGGTTTCTAGCAACTTTTCCACCAATCTTCTTCGCTACCACGACTCGCTTTAGAACATCTCCAAGAAGCGGGATGTTCGTTTacccagcgccagcgaatCCCTCCCTTTTTTAGAGCTTCTCCAACTATGTACAATGTACATGTGCACCTACAGGTGGTAGATCTGAGATAGCCTCATTCAGCACGCTGCATCGTAGCATCGTCGCACTGATCAACGGTCAACACGTGCGAAGCGGAGAGCTTCTCCAACATATCATCACCCTCAAGGTTCGGATGGCCGTACGAgcagtactaggtagtactgCTACGAATATTGAGTGCTCCATACACCCGCGATCTATGTTTGGATTACTGATGACATACGGAAACTTCTGAGCTGAACGCTTCTCGACACATTCCACCCACAACACCGTCTGCAGGCCCCCGCGTCGCTGGGTCCGGGAAATAACCCTAAAAAGATGCTGTCCCTTACCCGTATAGGTTAACTGGAAATAGGCAACCTAAGGAGGAGGCTTGGCGATACCGTGCTTAAGGATCAGTCGGTCATCGGCGCCGAGAATCCTCAGCTGTGGGAGCAGTTCGGCCCGTCTCGTCTGTCCAATATGCACTTGTATATCACTTGATCCTGTGATTCTACTACCAAGGCACTCTGAACATGTATCATGTGTTGGATTATGCTCAGTCTCAGCTTTAAAAGTTTGTCATGTTATATTATGTCGCCTAATACGGCCCACTACGTAGTGATTGGGGTGTCCTGGAGGAATCGCTAAACACTCGTTGATTCCATCAGACAGTATGCGCACCGCCGTAAGCTATATGACGAGAAGGAACACACATCCTTCCCAAATACAGATACCGTGTTGCAGAAATTAATTGTTAAACCCAATGGCCGGGCCCGTTCTACTCTCAGATGTTCCGACTTAAGTCGTGACTCTGTTGAGAACACAGGAATTTTTATTCCATCTGCAATTTAGGCGAATGTTATTTCTCCTTCATAGGTGCAAGGTCTAAGTTTAGCTTCGGAAAAATGATCGATAGAATTATTTCTACACATTATATATGTATTATGGTGATCTACATAAGTTTCAATGTCGTATATCGTAATAACCATAGCCATTCATTTATTTAACACTCATTTCCAATCCCACCTTCTGGCTATCCACCGCAGTGTGTATGCTAGTGTGAGGTCTCGGTTCCTATAAGTATAGGGTAGTTCCCAGGGTTCCAAATTACCAAAAACTAAAACTACAGtaaaactaatttttttttagtaattaaaatttagttGGATACTGTGCTACTTACATACTCGTGTTCTAATGTAAAGTATGTACGTACTTAATGCTGCTCATAACAATAAACGCTTATgaaaactatatatactaaCCGGAAGAAGTTAATGTAAGGATTGTATAAAGAAAGATTCCTAAacttaatagtttataaatattttgtTTACTAATAGCAGCTCCTTTGGAAGTAGAAGTTGATGAAATAGATAAagaagttgttgttgttgaaaTAATTGCTGTAGTTGTTGGTGTTATCAAGGTTGAAGCAATTATTGGTGGAGGAGATGAGGTGATAGTgacagaagcagaagagaatgcTGCTCCAGACGTTGTTATAATTGTCTTAATACCTcattagctatttaatactAAAATGCGTGATGAAGAGGTTGCTACTTACCTGCGTTGACTGTGAATCTGTTGGGCTTATAGTCGTTGGAGCCAATGTAGGGCGCCCAAATCCACAATGTTGGTAAATAAAGAGCGTTGAGGTAACGACACTGTGTCCTAGACACGACGCACCAAAGATCTCACAAAGCGATGCTTGGGATACTGCCTCATCCTGACAGGCACACGAATAATATCCAGATGCCGTTGTACCctgaaaggaagaagagcattgGCTAGCTAAATATTGCACACTCTGACATGCAGAATCTGCGGTACTAACGCAGCTAAGATCGCTAAATGTACCGTAGGCATAGTTCGAGAGAACAGGGGTGGTGAGAGGAAAATTAATCTTAGAGCCACAGACATTGAGCCATTGCGTTCGAATGTCATCGTAATAGTGGTCGTTGTTGGGGCTTCGTGCACACATGCGAGTTTCACTTTCGCAACTATAGAGTCGTAACGAAATGAGTGAGAAATTATCTCTTTGAGTCCCACAAGAAGGGATATGTTCTACTCACTCAGTGATGGCATTGAACACTTCCTGGGTGCAGAAACAAGCTGCATAATCTGAAGAGGTGGATGACGATGGAAGGTTGCTGCATTCGTTGATCTTTGAAGATAGAGTATCGCAGCCAGAAAACGTCACAGACTCAAAGCATTCTGAGGTAGGAGGAAGAGTAGTAGTTTGAGCTATGACAGGCGTTAATAACGAGAGAACAAAAGCTACAGCGACGAGAGTCGCAGGAGATATGAAGAGAAGTAACATGATCACTGCTATATTATGCTTTACTTTAATTGCAGTGAGAATTTTCACTTGTCCGATGGCCAATATTTATTCAAAGTGGCTAGATAGTGCAGTGTTATGTAGTGTTTATAGATTGTTCCCTATTCCATTTTTGACTTGACACTTACAGCCCCAGATTCGTGTCAACTCCGCGGGGCTGATTCATATTGTTTTAGACAGTCCAGTAAGTTACACTATCCAACAAGCCACAGTGTACACCACATTTCACTGCCTTCAGCCTCAACTGAGCGGCGACGGTAAGGAGGTCAATTAGGCaagactaaaaaaaaaaaaggcttacGCCATCCTCATTTAAGCCACACGATAATTGTATCAAAGGTAGTTGCTCAATTCGCTACAATCTTGTGATCTATGGAGCAAATGGCATCAACTGGGCCAGGAATCTAGCCGCTTTACGTCTCTTCATTCCATTTTCGTCGATTGGAGGAGCACAAATAGCAagagcttttatattttcgATAAGATACTTGCCTAGTATTTAGCATGTACTTTGCAAGGCTAGAAGCATATCCTCGAACTACTGATGTACTGCACACCTTGTAACATCAGTACGGCAATTGTCAACGTCAGGTGTGCTAGTCGTGGATCCTAGGAATGTGGCACGATGCTTTACAAGGTAAAAATACTGCTAAGCAAGAACTATCGTCTGCTAAGAGCTCTCTAGTTGCCAAGGCAGATTTGACCTTACCACTGCTAAATCACTGCCCCTTGAGCCCACAAATGGAATATAGAGAAACAACATCCCACAGCCACGACAGCAGCTTAGCTTGTCTACGATTTACAGCTAGCTAAGGCTGATTGCTATCACTGCCTCTTGAGCCTTGATTACGTTTAGTAAGTAGCCCTATTGCGAATTTCTCTTAGGAATAAGAAATTCAACTATTGATTGCactagtaaagtaaataccACAAGAGTTTATCCTAATTGTGATAAATAGAACTCCATAGAGTAGTAGTATAATGCTCCAAGCCAAAAGCCCTTGGTAGCTCGCCGATTCTACAGAAGAGTATGGCATGGGGTTTGTTAGCTTTCAATTAATTATTTCCTCGGCCACCAGAGCGATAATTTAGTTAAAAGCCAATGAAGAGGGATTCTCTCAATTCTCATCTCCTTTCCATCTACTTTATTATTGTAAACAGTCAACATGTTCAACCACAAGAAGGGATCTCAAGCCATTTGGCATTTTCTATTCCCTCCCAAAAATCGCGACAAAGGCTGGCTATCATGGAAACTAATTCCTTCAGTAATTTTACTACTTACAGCCCTCGAAGTCGGGTTGATGGTGACGATCGGagtcctcctctctctctctcaaaacAACAATGGATTCGTGACCGTCCAGATTCCTAACCCCAACTCTGTCTCGAGTAACTTTTTCAAACGCTCCCATTGGACTGAATCCTACTTATGGACTTCCTTGCCCACCTTTGTTATCACGCTTTATAATCTGTGTTGGACATCCATATTCGCTGAGTTTGCTATCAGACAGCCCTTTATTGAAATGGCAGAGACGGAAGGATCACCCGGCAAAAAAACCGTTCTGTTGGATTACCGGAGTTATTTCTCGTTTGTATCGTGGATCTATGCATTCAAAAATAAGCACATCGTGCTTGGATTCACAATTCTGGTTTCGATGCTTGGTCTCTTCCTCCCTTCCCTAACGAGTAATCTTTTCAAGGTGGCGGCTGTCTCACAGGCCACGGCGGCAAATATGTCGATCACGGCATTTTTTAACGAGACTGCCGTTGACTCCAAGACCAACTATCAGACCGTTTTCAATATTGTCTCAGCAGCTCGTGTCTACAATGCAAGTTTCCCCCCCTGGACAACCGAGGAGTATGCCTTCCCCACGTTTGTACCGATTACGGATGGCGGATTCCCAAGCTCCGGGAATAGCAGTATAGAGCTCACAGCCTACTCTGCGAGTCTAGATTGCCAGCAAATGACTACATATAATAAGGTTATCACTAATGAGAACGTCTATATCTTCAACACAACGGACCGCGGATGTCCAATCAACGTCCACGTACCCGTCGCCGCGGGCGCCACCGTATACATGAAGACCGGCTACATTGGCAACTGCAAAAGCACCGCAGGCCTTCGTCGCCATGTCTTTGTGTCAGCTCTTTTAACAAACTCTTCCTCATCCGAGACACAAGGATTAACggatattagttttatttcaTGCACAATgaactactataaaattcCTGGAACTCTTTTGGTCAGCACAACTGCGACAAACGAGACGACACCATCCATCATATCATTTAAACCCAGCGCGAAACCCCAAATCTGGCTTCCGAGCTTCTGGGGCAGTCTAGAATTCATGATCCATCAGATAGACCAATTCGATCCGACGGGGACCTATGCCTCTGATAACCTGGGTCTGCTAATCCTCGCTTACTCGGAACATCTGGTCGGCTTCTCCAATCGTCTGGACACCAACGCATTAATACGCGCTACCCAGGATGTGTACAAATCTATCTTCTCTGTAACTGGGTCGATCTACCTCTTGCAGCCATTGCAACATCCCAGTAATCCTGTTCTGGGCCAGATCTATACGTTTAGCAACCGCCTTTTCGTTACGAAAAGCACAGCGGGATTGATGGAAGCTATACTGTCCGTTCTGACTGCTTGGACGCTCTTCGTTGTGTTATACTCCTTTACAAAAACCTCTATTCTTAGGGAAGAGCCCAAGGGCCTTCTCGGTATGGCAGAGGTTGTGTATGGCGGTAGCCTGTCGTCGATTGCTGGCGAATACCGTGCGAATGAATTAGAGAAAACTTTTGAACAGTATGTTAAGGATCAAGGGtataaagaaagattttttaaagtatcgCTTGACCGAAATGGGAGGCCGAATATTAATTTGAAGTAggtagtaatatatttattaaggtAAAAATaactacttttaaataaagttaactATATTAGTT
It encodes:
- a CDS encoding uncharacterized protein (EggNog:ENOG41~SECRETED:SignalP(1-26)), with the protein product MLLLFISPATLVAVAFVLSLLTPVIAQTTTLPPTSECFESVTFSGCDTLSSKINECSNLPSSSTSSDYAACFCTQEVFNAITDCESETRMCARSPNNDHYYDDIRTQWLNVCGSKINFPLTTPVLSNYAYGTFSDLSCCRYLNALYLPTLWIWAPYIGSNDYKPNRFTVNADNYNNVWSSILFCFCHYHLISSTNNCFNLDNTNNYSNYFNNNNFFIYFINFYFQRSCY
- a CDS encoding uncharacterized protein (EggNog:ENOG41~TransMembrane:4 (i30-53o87-113i154-172o486-509i)) produces the protein MFNHKKGSQAIWHFLFPPKNRDKGWLSWKLIPSVILLLTALEVGLMVTIGVLLSLSQNNNGFVTVQIPNPNSVSSNFFKRSHWTESYLWTSLPTFVITLYNLCWTSIFAEFAIRQPFIEMAETEGSPGKKTVLLDYRSYFSFVSWIYAFKNKHIVLGFTILVSMLGLFLPSLTSNLFKVAAVSQATAANMSITAFFNETAVDSKTNYQTVFNIVSAARVYNASFPPWTTEEYAFPTFVPITDGGFPSSGNSSIELTAYSASLDCQQMTTYNKVITNENVYIFNTTDRGCPINVHVPVAAGATVYMKTGYIGNCKSTAGLRRHVFVSALLTNSSSSETQGLTDISFISCTMNYYKIPGTLLVSTTATNETTPSIISFKPSAKPQIWLPSFWGSLEFMIHQIDQFDPTGTYASDNLGLLILAYSEHLVGFSNRLDTNALIRATQDVYKSIFSVTGSIYLLQPLQHPSNPVLGQIYTFSNRLFVTKSTAGLMEAILSVLTAWTLFVVLYSFTKTSILREEPKGLLGMAEVVYGGSLSSIAGEYRANELEKTFEQYVKDQGYKERFFKVSLDRNGRPNINLK
- a CDS encoding uncharacterized protein (SECRETED:SignalP(1-18)~CAZy:GH3), producing the protein MKTPFVLAATAAIVLDLVAAANDSDSQPRIAETTASHPSGQAYSPPFYPSPWMDPNAPGWEQAYAQAKHFVSGLTLLEKVNLTTGVGWMGEKCVGNVGTVPRLGMRSLCMQDGPLGLRFNDYNSAFDVGLTAAASWSRALWQARGTALGAEAKGKGVDVLLGPVAGPLGRNPNGGRNVEGFGPDPVLAGQALAQTVIGIQNAGTIACAKHFLLNEQEHFRQVGEANGYGFPITEALSSNIDDKTIHEMYGWPFQDAVKAGVGSIMCSYNQVNNSYACQNSKLINGLLKEEYGFQGFVMSDWQAQHTGAASAVAGLDMTMPGDTLFNTGASYFGSNLTLAVLNGTVPEWRVDDMVMRIMAAFFKVGKTIDSLVETNFDSWTTQDYGFVQAAVNENWEQVNFQVDVRADHANHIRESAAKGTVILKNTGILPLKKPKFLTVIGEDAGGNPAGPNGCGDRGCDDGTLAMEWGSGTTNFPYLVTPDQALSAQALQDGTRYESILSNYDISQTQALAGQPDAIAIVFANSDSGEGYIHVDGNEGDRNNLTVWKNGDNLIKSVAAVNSKTIVVIHSTGPVIVKDYAAHPNISAILWAGAPGQESGHSLVDILYGKQSPGRSPFTWGPSIESYGTEVMMTPNNGNGAPQDDFTEGLFIDYRHFDKVAPGKSANAPTYEFGFGLGWSTFKFSGLNVQKNNVGPLTPLVARPLPLPFWALLARTSRTMASPRTSAASRSLSTHTSTASLLARRLLETPTTARLPRSSSLLEPLTVLLSLAPLPLVSLVATASCMMSSTPLPPSSPTRARSWTMLFPSCTLATVAPTTLPRCCVVSTVSSAWLLARVSSSRRTLLAATSPTGILPSSSGW
- a CDS encoding uncharacterized protein (CAZy:GH3~SECRETED:SignalP(1-20)); the encoded protein is MKTLSVFAAALLTAVSEAAVNPRIAETTASHPSGQAYSPPFYPSPWMDPNAPGWEQAYAQAKHFVSGLTLLEKVNLTTGVGWMGEKCVGNVGTVPRLGMRSLCMQDGPLGLRFNDYNSAFDVGLTAAASWSRALWQARGTALGAEAKGKGVDVLLGPVAGPLGRNPNGGRNVEGFGPDPVLAGQALAQTVIGIQNAGTIACAKHFLLNEQEHFRQVGEANGYGFPITEALSSNIDDKTIHEMYGWPFQDAVKAGVGSIMCSYNQVNNSYACQNSKLINGLLKEEYGFQGFVMSDWQAQHTGAASAVAGLDMTMPGDTLFNTGASYFGSNLTLAVLNGTVPEWRVDDMVMRIMAAFFKVGKTIDSLVETNFDSWTTQDYGFVQAAVNENWEQVNFQVDVRADHANHIRESAAKGTVILKNTGILPLKKPKFLTVIGEDAGGNPAGPNGCGDRGCDDGTLAMEWGSGTTNFPYLVTPDQALSAQALQDGTRYESILSNYDISQTQALAGQPDAIAIVFANSDSGEGYIHVDGNEGDRNNLTVWKNGDNLIKSVAAVNSKTIVVIHSTGPVIVKDYAAHPNISAILWAGAPGQESGHSLVDILYGKQSPGRSPFTWGPSIESYGTEVMMTPNNGNGAPQDDFTEGLFIDYRHFDKVAPGKSANAPTYEFGFGLGWSTFKFSGLNVQKNNVGPLTPLVARPLPLPFWALLARTSRTMASPRTSAASRSLSTHTSTASLLARRLLETPTTARLPRSSSLLEPLTVLLSLAPLPLVSLVATASCMMSSTPLPPSSPTRARSWTMLFPSCTLATVAPTTLPRCCVVSTVSSAWLLARVSSSRRTLLAATSPTGILPSSSGW